The following proteins come from a genomic window of Coffea arabica cultivar ET-39 chromosome 11c, Coffea Arabica ET-39 HiFi, whole genome shotgun sequence:
- the LOC113716296 gene encoding cytochrome P450 78A5-like: MKSSFWLANLSILVLPVLCFGASYLNTWSRALCLLVIFPLLPSFLNLCFVPGGFAWRNHHQNLTSTNNRGPICWPFLGLLPQMGSHAHRKLAFLATSLGSARLMPFTLGFNTRLIISSHPDTAREILCGSSFSDRPIKESARTLMFQRAIGFAPSGKYWRHLRRIAANHMFSPRRISNLEGLRQRVADGMIASVRVEMNETSIVELRSILKKGSLINVLESVFGSNLGSEGEKLGSMVEEGYELISEFNWADYIPSKWLDFGGVKKRCHKLAGEVSCLVGRIIKERRREGNVNARNDFVSVCLSLPEEDQLTDADLVAVLWEMVFRGTDTVAILLEWIMARMVLHQDIQARAQREIDTCVGHGRDVQDSDVPNLPYLQAVVKEVLRLHPPGPLLSWSRLAIHDVHVDKFFVPAGTTAMVNMWAITHDPAIWQDPWAFRPDRFMEEDVSIMGSDLRLAPFGSGRRVCPGRMLGLTTVQLWLARLLQQFKWINPAAEQVDLSECLKLSLEMKNRLACRAVNRRH, from the exons ATGAAATCCTCCTTTTGGCTGGCCAATCTATCCATCCTAGTCTTACCTGTCCTCTGTTTCGGAGCCAGCTACCTTAACACATGGTCCCGTGCCCTGTGCTTACTAGTCATATTTCCACTTCTCCCCTCCTTCCTAAACTTATGCTTCGTACCTGGAGGCTTTGCCTGGAGAAACCATCATCAAAATCTTACAAGCACAAATAATCGTGGCCCTATTTGCTGGCCCTTCTTGGGGCTCTTACCTCAAATGGGGTCTCATGCTCATCGAAAACTAGCATTTTTAGCTACTTCACTTGGGAGTGCTCGTCTAATGCCCTTCACTCTTGGCTTCAATACTCGTTTGATCATCAGCAGTCACCCCGATACAGCCAGAGAAATTCTTTGTGGGAGTTCGTTTTCGGATCGTCCCATAAAAGAATCAGCTCGCACGCTCATGTTCCAACGTGCCATTGGTTTCGCTCCATCAGGGAAGTACTGGCGCCATCTACGCAGGATCGCTGCAAATCATATGTTTTCTCCTAGGAGAATTTCTAATCTCGAGGGCCTTAGACAACGGGTTGCCGATGGAATGATAGCGAGTGTTCGAGTTGAGATGAACGAGACAAGCATAGTGGAGTTGAGGTCGATACTGAAAAAGGGCTCTCTGATTAATGTCTTAGAGAGTGTGTTTGGGAGCAATTTGGGTTCAGAAGGAGAGAAACTAGGATCAATGGTAGAGGAAGGATATGAACTAATCTCAGAGTTCAATTGGGCTGATTATATTCCTTCGAAATGGTTAGACTTTGGTGGGGTGAAGAAAAGGTGTCACAAATTAGCTGGAGAGGTTAGTTGTCTTGTAGGTCGGATCAtaaaagaaaggagaagagaGGGAAATGTCAATGCGAGGAATGATTTTGTTAGTGTCTGCCTTTCTTTGCCCGAAGAGGATCAACTTACTGATGCAGACTTGGTGGCAGTCTTGTGG GAAATGGTATTTAGAGGAACAGATACGGTGGCTATCCTTCTGGAATGGATCATGGCCAGGATGGTCCTGCATCAGGACATTCAAGCCAGAGCCCAGCGCGAGATTGACACGTGCGTCGGCCACGGCCGGGACGTGCAGGACTCCGACGTCCCAAATCTTCCCTACCTCCAAGCTGTGGTCAAGGAGGTCCTCCGACTGCACCCGCCCGGCCCACTGCTCTCCTGGTCCCGCCTAGCCATCCACGATGTCCACGTGGACAAGTTCTTCGTCCCTGCAGGCACCACAGCCATGGTCAACATGTGGGCCATAACCCATGACCCGGCCATCTGGCAAGACCCGTGGGCATTCCGGCCCGACAGGTTCATGGAGGAGGATGTTTCGATCATGGGGTCGGACTTGAGGCTTGCCCCGTTCGGGTCAGGTCGCCGGGTATGCCCGGGAAGGATGCTGGGGTTGACCACGGTGCAACTATGGCTGGCACGGCTACTTCAACAATTCAAATGGATTAATCCGGCGGCCGAACAAGTTGACCTATCAGAGTGTTTGAAGCTATCTCTTGAAATGAAGAATCGGTTAGCATGTCGTGCAGTCAATCGCCGTCATTAG
- the LOC113716926 gene encoding uncharacterized protein isoform X1 → MTCANIHFSKLRMQNKKKGGGRTAGSTPKASRLQKKVSDNVLVQAEKVAELITSSTRKQKSARKLPENTELFAAATNLDTTLGLVNDDNFTACLGHDDKKKGFDDVAVHQVVDTIFSPGFHISRSIGGEIANADFFKFFQHGGQHFQDHGKENLQVDLLSAHVIQEKSFDQDALTSMNLTCPDFGGALPSEISSVYLSMKNSNLECVDEYNQEQLSADICYDDEEVEDFDDFDPYFFVKNLPDLHSVVPKFRPMLLPKQTRSCPSTTLVLDLDETLVHSTLEPCDDADFTFSVDFNLKKHAVYVRCRPHLRDFMDRVSGLFEIIIFTASQSIYAEQLLNVLDPKRKIFRHRVFRESCVLVDGNYLKDLSVLGRDLAHVIIIDNSPQAFGFQIDNGIPIESWFDDRSDTELISLLPFLESLVAVDDVRPLIAEKFNLREKIAAAVCPLNSNRGDPLER, encoded by the exons ATGACCTGTGCTAAT ATACACTTCTCCAAATTGAGGatgcaaaacaagaagaaaggtGGTGGACGAACTGCTGGCTCCACTCCAAAAGCTTCAAGACTCCAGAAAAAGGTATCTGACAACGTGCTGGTTCAAGCAGAGAAAGTTGCAGAGCTAATTACTTCTTCTACAAGGAAGCAAAAAAGTG CTAGAAAGCTCCCGGAAAACACAGAGTTGTTTGCTGCTGCAACAAATTTGGATACTACACTTGGTTTGGTGAATGATGACAATTTCACTGCTTGTTTAGGCCATGATGACAAGAAAAAG GGTTTTGATGATGTAGCAGTTCATCAAGTGGTTGATACTATATTTTCTCCTGGCTTCCATATTTCAAGAAGCATTGGAGGGGAAATTGCAAATGCAG ActtcttcaagtttttccagCATGGAGGACAGCATTTCCAGGACCATGGGAAAGAAAACCTGCAGGTTGATTTGCTAAGTGCACATGTGATTCAAGAGAAGAGTTTTGATCAGGATGCACTCACTTCAATGAATCTTACTTGCCCAG ACTTTGGAGGTGCTCTACCATCAGAAATTTCTTCAGTTTATCTTTCcatgaaaaattcaaatttggaaTGTGTTGATGAATATAATCAAGAACAGTTGTCTGCCGATATATGTTATGATGATGAGGAAGTTGAAGACTTTGATGACTTTGATCCATACTTTTTTGTAAAGAATTTGCCAGATCTGCATTCTGTTGTCCCAAAATTTCGGCCTATGCTATTGCCCAAGCAGACACGGAGTTGCCCTTCAACCACTCTTGTGTTAGACTTGGATG AGACCTTGGTGCACTCCACACTTGAACCTTGTGATGATGCAGATTTTACCTTTTCTGTTGATTTCAACCTGAAGAAGCATGCTGTATATGTTAGGTGCCGTCCTcatctaagagatttcatggaTAGGGTATCGGGCCTTTTTGAAAttatcattttcacagccaGCCAGAGCATTTATGCTGAGCAGCTTCTGAACGTACTAGACCCAAAGAGGAAAATATTTCGCCACCGTGTTTTCCGTGAGTCCTGTGTGCTTGTTGATGGAAATTATCTCAAAGATCTGTCAGTTCTTGGGCGTGACTTAGCACATGTGATTATTATTGATAACTCTCCCCAG gCATTTGGGTTTCAGATAGACAATGGAATACCAATAGAGAGCTGGTTTGATGATCGTTCTGATACAGAGTTGATTTCATTGCTTCCATTCTTGGAAAGTTTAGTTGCAGTTGACGATGTGAGGCCATTGATTGCTGAGAAATTCAACCTTAGAGAGAAAATAGCTGCAGCAGTTTGTCCTTTAAACTCGAATAGAGGAGACCCACTTGAAAGATGA
- the LOC113716926 gene encoding uncharacterized protein isoform X2, whose translation MQNKKKGGGRTAGSTPKASRLQKKVSDNVLVQAEKVAELITSSTRKQKSARKLPENTELFAAATNLDTTLGLVNDDNFTACLGHDDKKKGFDDVAVHQVVDTIFSPGFHISRSIGGEIANADFFKFFQHGGQHFQDHGKENLQVDLLSAHVIQEKSFDQDALTSMNLTCPDFGGALPSEISSVYLSMKNSNLECVDEYNQEQLSADICYDDEEVEDFDDFDPYFFVKNLPDLHSVVPKFRPMLLPKQTRSCPSTTLVLDLDETLVHSTLEPCDDADFTFSVDFNLKKHAVYVRCRPHLRDFMDRVSGLFEIIIFTASQSIYAEQLLNVLDPKRKIFRHRVFRESCVLVDGNYLKDLSVLGRDLAHVIIIDNSPQAFGFQIDNGIPIESWFDDRSDTELISLLPFLESLVAVDDVRPLIAEKFNLREKIAAAVCPLNSNRGDPLER comes from the exons atgcaaaacaagaagaaaggtGGTGGACGAACTGCTGGCTCCACTCCAAAAGCTTCAAGACTCCAGAAAAAGGTATCTGACAACGTGCTGGTTCAAGCAGAGAAAGTTGCAGAGCTAATTACTTCTTCTACAAGGAAGCAAAAAAGTG CTAGAAAGCTCCCGGAAAACACAGAGTTGTTTGCTGCTGCAACAAATTTGGATACTACACTTGGTTTGGTGAATGATGACAATTTCACTGCTTGTTTAGGCCATGATGACAAGAAAAAG GGTTTTGATGATGTAGCAGTTCATCAAGTGGTTGATACTATATTTTCTCCTGGCTTCCATATTTCAAGAAGCATTGGAGGGGAAATTGCAAATGCAG ActtcttcaagtttttccagCATGGAGGACAGCATTTCCAGGACCATGGGAAAGAAAACCTGCAGGTTGATTTGCTAAGTGCACATGTGATTCAAGAGAAGAGTTTTGATCAGGATGCACTCACTTCAATGAATCTTACTTGCCCAG ACTTTGGAGGTGCTCTACCATCAGAAATTTCTTCAGTTTATCTTTCcatgaaaaattcaaatttggaaTGTGTTGATGAATATAATCAAGAACAGTTGTCTGCCGATATATGTTATGATGATGAGGAAGTTGAAGACTTTGATGACTTTGATCCATACTTTTTTGTAAAGAATTTGCCAGATCTGCATTCTGTTGTCCCAAAATTTCGGCCTATGCTATTGCCCAAGCAGACACGGAGTTGCCCTTCAACCACTCTTGTGTTAGACTTGGATG AGACCTTGGTGCACTCCACACTTGAACCTTGTGATGATGCAGATTTTACCTTTTCTGTTGATTTCAACCTGAAGAAGCATGCTGTATATGTTAGGTGCCGTCCTcatctaagagatttcatggaTAGGGTATCGGGCCTTTTTGAAAttatcattttcacagccaGCCAGAGCATTTATGCTGAGCAGCTTCTGAACGTACTAGACCCAAAGAGGAAAATATTTCGCCACCGTGTTTTCCGTGAGTCCTGTGTGCTTGTTGATGGAAATTATCTCAAAGATCTGTCAGTTCTTGGGCGTGACTTAGCACATGTGATTATTATTGATAACTCTCCCCAG gCATTTGGGTTTCAGATAGACAATGGAATACCAATAGAGAGCTGGTTTGATGATCGTTCTGATACAGAGTTGATTTCATTGCTTCCATTCTTGGAAAGTTTAGTTGCAGTTGACGATGTGAGGCCATTGATTGCTGAGAAATTCAACCTTAGAGAGAAAATAGCTGCAGCAGTTTGTCCTTTAAACTCGAATAGAGGAGACCCACTTGAAAGATGA